One genomic window of Ruminococcus gauvreauii includes the following:
- a CDS encoding diguanylate cyclase, with product MCDWIVSSECSITLNVDTDTGICRITASIGVVVTPDAGSDFEMLYRNADMALYQGETALLFTVRRRMRMLQSRTKEGEV from the coding sequence ATGTGCGACTGGATTGTTAGTTCTGAATGCAGCATAACCCTCAACGTGGACACGGATACAGGCATCTGCAGAATTACGGCGAGTATCGGAGTGGTCGTGACACCTGATGCCGGAAGTGATTTTGAGATGCTGTACAGGAATGCAGACATGGCTCTTTATCAGGGAGAAACAGCTTTGTTATTTACAGTACGGAGGAGAATGCGGATGCTTCAGAGCCGAACTAAAGAGGGAGAAGTTTAA